Genomic DNA from Candidatus Sulfurimonas marisnigri:
CAATCCCAGCCTTGCCTGTCATAGCGTTAGCATTTTTTGAATTTATTAGTATAAAGTTGGTCTTAAATTCACCCATTGAACGAAAATGCTTTATTGGTGCTGCACACATTTTGTTTGTAGTAAAGACAGAAGCAACTTCACACTCATCTTCACTGTAAATAAATGCCATATCTTTTGCATGATTTTTTTTAAGACCTGCACTCACACCATCCGCAAAGAAGCCATCACTTGCACATACTCCACCTTGTGTATTGACTATTTTATACAAATTTTAATTCCTTTGGCTTATCTCTTTTTCGCAATAGCCCTTTTGTTGTATTTATATCTTTTTGAGTTCCAATAAGAAGTAGTTTACACTCACTAGTAATCAGTACATCACCTTTTGGCATAGCTAAAAACTTACCATCTTTTTTTGTAATGCCAATAATAGATGTATTTGTAATAGCTCTCATATGTGTCTCTCTTAGCTTTTTCAAAACTGCCCAACTGTACTTTGGAACTTCAACCTCTTCCATATCTAAAGGGTTATCACTTTTATATAAAAACTCTTCAAGTAGATTTTCCATATCAGGACGTGCTGCCATTGCACTAACTCTTTGAGCAGTTAGTTTTGTTGGAGAGACAACAGTGTCAGCCCCTAATTTTTTAAGTTTTTCAATATCTGTAACAGTTTCAGCAGATGAGATTATATAGTATGGCCTTGGTAAAAAATGCTCTTTTTCAAAAAGCCTAACTGAAGCGATTAAAGCAATATTATCACTCATTGAATCCGACAACGTTATAAGACCTTTTGCAGATGCTAAATGAGCTTTTAGCATTGTAAGCTCTGCATGTGGCTCTGCTTTTAAATATGTTGGATATTTATGCTCTTCTGCCCACGCATGAATCTCTTCGCGTGGATCAATTACAACAAACGGTATATGATTCTTTCTCAACTGCTTTGTAACTTCAAGAGTATACTCATTGTGATAACAAACAACAAAGTGCTTTTTGAGCCTTGCTATATTATATAACATTCTTCGCTCCTTTAAAATTGCAACTATATGTCCTCTATTTAACTCTGCTATTAAAATACCGACAGCACTCGAAAATACTGCAAATCCAGATATAATAAGTGTTATAGTAAAAATTCTACCTGCATCTGAAATTGGAGCAATTTCTCCAAATCCAACTGTAGTAAATGTTACTCCGGTTTGATAAATTGCGTCCATTAAAGCAAAGTCATCTATTATAACATAGCCCATGGTGCCAACCATCATTGTCATTACGGTTAAAATTAGAGGTAGGCGAAATGCCTTGAGGTGGGAGTAAATTTCTGGAAGAAGATTTACGTCAGGTTTGGGAGAAGCCTCCCAATGCAGAAATTTTCGAACTCTCATTAAGAGATTCAATTAAATTTCCTTTTATTCTTAAGAAAGTTTCTTAAGCGTACGTAACTCTCTTGCAGAGATTTTAATTTTTTGAGTAGTACCATCATCTAGAGTGATTCTTACTGTTCTAAGGTTTAATAAAAAACGACGTTTTGTTCTGTTCTTTGCGTGAGAAACATTGTTCCCGCTCATTGGGCCTTTGCCACTAATAGCACATCTTCTTGCCATATCAGCTTCCTTTTGTATAGGTTTTAAAGTTGCGAAGTATATCAAGTTAAATCAAAACTTATGCTTAATGTTAAATAAAAAGTAATTTCTTTTTGATTTTTATATATCTTTTATCATTATGCAGATAAAATGTACAAAATTTAATAAATGTAGTATATATGATAACAAAAGATAAGATTGACAGCTTTATAGATAAGATCCCTCCTACACCAAAAGCTTTAAAGGAGACTCTCTCTTTGTTAAATATTGGTGAGTTAACAAAAGCAGCAAAGGTTGCAGAGAGTGATTTGGCTTTAAAAGCTTATTTAAAAAATATAGTTAACAAGCCTATATATGGGTTTAAAAATGAGGTTACTGATATCTCTCAAATATTTGGAATACTTGGTGTTTCACTGTCTCAACAAACTGTTTACAACTACATAATCACTCTTCTAAGTCCTGCTAAATGGAGTCTATTTAAACTAAGTAGTAAAACATTTTATGAGCTTCAGGCTAATCTATCAAAAAAATGGGAACTTATATTAAAACATTTAGAGATAGATAACAAAGACATATATAGTGCAATTAGCTTACTGCCATCAAGTGTTATTGTTGCAGAAGCTCTATTTTGTGAAAAAATAGATGATGTAACACTACTTCGAACTACTAAATCTCTTGATTTTAACACTATACTTATTAGATTATGCGGTATCGGTCTTTTTGACATTTGTGAGCAAATTGCTATTAAATGGGAAATGGGAGAACTTGTTCCACAAATTTTGCAAGCTTCATCTGGACTTAAACCAGCAGAAGATGAAAAGATAAACTTACTTGGAAAATGGATGCATCTTCTACTTTTTTATGAACTATCCCAACCTATGTTTATAAAAGCTGGCCTAAATGATTTTGTTGATTTTCAAATTGATTATGTAGAAGATATATATGAAGAATTCGCCTCGCTCATGGAGATAGAATGAAAGCCGTAGTTAAAAACAATATTGGTCTTTTTTCACCACAGGGTTTTTTGGATAGCAATAATACAAGTTCCTTTTTAAGCATTGAGGATATTGAAACGGCAACAAAATTAAAAGTAGAGATGATTTTAGTATCTTTAAAAAAAGTTATTTTTTTCAACCGTAATGGACTAGATACATTTGTTAAACTGTTTATGAAAGTTCGTAAAAAAAATCATATAGTAGTAGGTTTTTGTGATTATGACCATAAAAAATATGAGGCAATAAAAAAATTTTACAAAGATGATTTAGATTTTTCACTTTTTAAAACAATTGAAATAGCTTATCTATTTACTTCTACTTTTAAAGCTAAAGATAAAAGTATATTACTTTACAGCAGTGATAAGTCACAACGCTCTGCTATGGCAATAGAACTACATGATTATGGACACAATCCAATAATAGCCCAAACACAAGAGGAGTTCATAGAAAAAAGAAAGAATCCTACCGCTTATGATTATATTATAGAAGACACATACATGGGTCAAATGGGTCAAACATTCTCAGCACGCGTAACTGGCAATGCTATTATATATACAATATCATCCTTTTTAGATGTTGAAGTAACTAATCAATTTAACATAGAGTACCACAACAATTCTCTAAATGTAGGCTTTAGACTATTTATCTTTGATGCTTATAAAGTAATAAGTATGAATGTTCATGCTCTTAACTTTTTTTCCAAATTATCAAGTTCAGCAGCTGAGTATAATGCAACTATCTGTTTTGTCGGCATGTCATTTGAGAAAACTCAAGCATCATTTAGAGAAAACCTTGAAGACGCAGGTATACTTTTTTATCCTCAAATGGATGATATTCTTCAAAATAAAGAGTTGCTAAAAGAGTTAGGCGCAAGCAGTGCTGCTAATATAAAAGATAAAAGAGTTATAAACAAAAAGACAGTAATAGAACTACCAAGGTTTATAGATGCAACAGTTTTAACACTTGAGATGATGACAAACTCTAAAGCAATTAAAAACTCTGTTGAAATTCAGAAAATATCAATAGTTAATAAAGATGACAAGCTTGCGAGTTCAATAGGATACTATGGAGATATGAATGGGATGGTTGTTCTAATTTTTCCAAAAGGAATTGCCAAAAAAGCCTGTGAGTTGCTTATTGGTGAGAAAACTGATGACTTGGAGATGATTTTAGATACATTAGCAGAACTCGTGAATATAGTAGGTGGTAAGATAAAAACTCTTTTATCTGATGAAAATATAAGTGTGAGTATAACTCTTCCAAGAACATACCAGGACATTGATAGCCTTATGGAAGTATTAGATAGTAAAAAAGGTATTCAAGTAGATTTATCTTTTAATGATGATAAGTTTTTATTTTTCTTAACAAGATAAAAGTTAATTAATAGTAACATTTCAAAAATAAAAAAGTCTCAATAAATAGGCTTTACCCATTACATAAAGGAAAAAAATGAAAGTTGCTCCTAGCGTACTCTCTGCAGATTTTGGAAATTTACAAAGAGATGTTGAGGCTATCTGTAATGCCGGCTGTGATTTTGTACATGTAGATGTTATGGATGGGCATTTTGTTCCAAATTTAACTATAGGACCTGTTGTCGTTTCTGCTATTGCAAAGTGTGCAACAAAGCCTTTAGATATACACCTTATGGTTGAAAATAACACTTTTTTTGTTGAGCTTTTTGCACCTTTAAAGCCAGAATATATATCTTTCCATATAGAAGAGGAGAAACATCCTCACAGACTTATACAAAAAATTCGTTCACTAGGCATAAAACCTGCAATAGTTTTAAACCCACACACTCCTCCGGAGTCTATAGAATATTTACTTGAAGATTTAGACATGGTTCTACTTATGAGCGTTAATCCTGGTTTTGGCGGACAAAGTTTTATTGACTCTGTGATATCAAAAGCTTCAAGATTAAATGAGCTGAGAAACAAAATTAATCCAAACTGTCTTATTGAAGTTGATGGTGGAGTTAGTGATAAAAACATTCAAGCTTTAAAAGATGTTGGTGTTGATATAGTTGTAGCTGGAAGCTATGTCTTTAAACATGCAAGTAAAGAAGAAGCAATTAAAAGTTTACAAATTTAATGCGTTGTAAAATCTGTGGGATTAAATCGCTCGAAGATGCTATGCATGCAATAGAAGCTGGTGCTGATGCACTTGGCTTTGTTTTTTATGAAAAATCTCCCAGATACATCTCCCCATCAGATGCTAAAAAAATAATAAATAAACTCCCACCATTTGTAGAAAAAGTTGGCTTATTTGTTAATGTTGATGCTCATACCATCAATACTTACATGCACAAGTCTGGATGCACTCTGGCTCAACTTCATTTTGAAGCTTCAGATGAAGTTTATAAACAACTTCTTGTGCCACATATTAAGGTGATACGTGCGAAAGATGCTAATGATATTTTACAATATAGCGATGAGTATAGACTTGTAGATGCTTATTGTGAGTCATATGGTGGGGCTGGGAAAAGGTTAAATATAGAGTGGTTTAAAGAAGTTGATTGCTCTAAAATAATTTTGGCTGGTGGACTTGACCCTGAAAATGTAGCTTCTGTAAAACCGTATGGATTTTATGGTGTTGATGTTAGTAGTGGTGTTGAACTATCTCATGGTAAAAAAGATGCAAAAAAAGTAAAAGAGTTTATTGTTAATGCTAAGTAATGATTTTCCTCTAGACACTAAAAGTATACATAAGCTTTCATCTAAGGGGTTATGTTTACAAAGCTTAAGAGAGCAAATTGATGATGATTTAGACTTCTCTTTAGAACTTTGGCACTCCCAAGGGTTGAATATTTTAAAGGATCGCGGTTATTTTTACTTTGCTACAAAATTTATGCCAATAGCAGAAGTAGAGTTTTGCATTGTGGACATTGAAACAAATGGCTCCAAAATAGATAAGCATCAAATTATAGAAATTGGCGCAGTGAAGGTAAAAAATGGTGAAATAACAGATAGATATGAATCACTAGTTCACTGTAAAGAAATCAACTCACACATTACAGAAATAACTGGCATTAGAGCAGAAGACACAAAAGATGCCCCAAACTTAAAAAAAGTCATGTATGACTTTAAAGTCTTTTTAGGTGATGCAGTTTTTGTAGCTCATGATGTAAAGTTTGACTATAAATTCATATCATTAAGTATGCAAAAAATAGGATTAGCTCCTCTACTAAACAGAAGCTTATGCTCTCTGTCTTTAGCAGAGAGAACAGTTGAGTCTTACAGGTATGCTCTCTCATATCTAAATGATTCTCTAAACTTACATCCCAGCGCTACCCACCATAGAGCAATGAGCGATGTTTTAACTACTTACGAACTATTCAAATTATCACTAAATAATTTAAATAAAGATATTAAAACAGCGGAAGATATTATAAAATTTTCTAAAGAGGCAAAAAGGTTGAAGAGACCAAAGTTTGATCCTCTAAAAGAGAATCAAGAAGAACTATAGTTTTACTCTGAAAAAGCTCCGACACCTATTAGTTTTTTATATCTAACATCCATTCTCTCTTCGCTAGACATTTCACGAAGCTTAGAAAGTTCACCCAAAAAATATTCTGCTATTGCTGTAGCAGCAGTATCTTTATCTCTATGTGCACCTATTAGTGGCTCAGCAATAATATCATCAATAAGACCCAATTCTTTCAAGTCACTACTAGTTATTTTCATAGCATTTGTAGCCGCTTCAACTTTTGCAGGATCATTCCATAAAATAGCAGAACAACCCTCAGGCGAGATAACACTAAATACAGAGTATCTCATCATAGCAAATTTATCAGCAACTCCTATTGCAAGAGCACCACCACTTCCACCTTCGCCAATAACAATAGAAATTGTTTGAGTTTGAAGTTGAGACAATTCAAGTAAATTTCTTGCAATAGCTTCACTCTGATTTCGCTCTTCTGCTCCAATCCCAGGATATGCGCCCGGTGTGTCAATGAGCATTAAAACTGGGATATTGAATTTTTCCGCTAATTTTGCTGCACGAAGGGCTTTTCTATAACCCTCTGGGTGTGGCATACCGAAGTTTCTTTTTATTTTATTTTTGGTTCCACGACCCTTTTGCTCACCAATAACCATGACTTTTTCATCACCAATATAGCCTATGAAACAAAGAATAGCAGCATCATCACGAAAGTGTCTGTCTCCATGTATTTCATATTTGTCTCTCATAATTAAATTAATATAATCAAGCGCATATGGTCTATCAATGTGACGAGCAAGTTGCAATTGTTGAAAAGGAGATAAATTATTAAATATTTTTGAAACTTCTTTATCTAGATTTTTCTGAAGTGTTTCTACTGCACCTTCATCATGACGAACTTGTGCAGAGATAATGTCTTCTTGAATAAATTTTATTTTGTGTTCAAAGTCTAAATATGTTGCCAAATTAAATTCCTATATTTAGATTTTTTTAAAAATCAAAACACCATTAGTTCCGCCAAAACCAAAGGAGTTGCTCATAACAGTGTTAAGCACAGCTTTTCTTGATTTATTAGGAACAACATCTAAATCACAGTTTTCATCAGGTGTTTCATAGTTTATTGTTGGAGGAATAATTTCATCTCTCATAGCCATAAGACATACAACTGCCTCAATACCGCCAGCAGCACCTAAACAGTGGCCGATTTGACCCT
This window encodes:
- the rpe gene encoding ribulose-phosphate 3-epimerase, translating into MKVAPSVLSADFGNLQRDVEAICNAGCDFVHVDVMDGHFVPNLTIGPVVVSAIAKCATKPLDIHLMVENNTFFVELFAPLKPEYISFHIEEEKHPHRLIQKIRSLGIKPAIVLNPHTPPESIEYLLEDLDMVLLMSVNPGFGGQSFIDSVISKASRLNELRNKINPNCLIEVDGGVSDKNIQALKDVGVDIVVAGSYVFKHASKEEAIKSLQI
- the accA gene encoding acetyl-CoA carboxylase carboxyl transferase subunit alpha; protein product: MATYLDFEHKIKFIQEDIISAQVRHDEGAVETLQKNLDKEVSKIFNNLSPFQQLQLARHIDRPYALDYINLIMRDKYEIHGDRHFRDDAAILCFIGYIGDEKVMVIGEQKGRGTKNKIKRNFGMPHPEGYRKALRAAKLAEKFNIPVLMLIDTPGAYPGIGAEERNQSEAIARNLLELSQLQTQTISIVIGEGGSGGALAIGVADKFAMMRYSVFSVISPEGCSAILWNDPAKVEAATNAMKITSSDLKELGLIDDIIAEPLIGAHRDKDTAATAIAEYFLGELSKLREMSSEERMDVRYKKLIGVGAFSE
- a CDS encoding 3'-5' exonuclease, coding for MLSNDFPLDTKSIHKLSSKGLCLQSLREQIDDDLDFSLELWHSQGLNILKDRGYFYFATKFMPIAEVEFCIVDIETNGSKIDKHQIIEIGAVKVKNGEITDRYESLVHCKEINSHITEITGIRAEDTKDAPNLKKVMYDFKVFLGDAVFVAHDVKFDYKFISLSMQKIGLAPLLNRSLCSLSLAERTVESYRYALSYLNDSLNLHPSATHHRAMSDVLTTYELFKLSLNNLNKDIKTAEDIIKFSKEAKRLKRPKFDPLKENQEEL
- a CDS encoding HDOD domain-containing protein, which gives rise to MITKDKIDSFIDKIPPTPKALKETLSLLNIGELTKAAKVAESDLALKAYLKNIVNKPIYGFKNEVTDISQIFGILGVSLSQQTVYNYIITLLSPAKWSLFKLSSKTFYELQANLSKKWELILKHLEIDNKDIYSAISLLPSSVIVAEALFCEKIDDVTLLRTTKSLDFNTILIRLCGIGLFDICEQIAIKWEMGELVPQILQASSGLKPAEDEKINLLGKWMHLLLFYELSQPMFIKAGLNDFVDFQIDYVEDIYEEFASLMEIE
- a CDS encoding potassium channel family protein, translating into MNLLMRVRKFLHWEASPKPDVNLLPEIYSHLKAFRLPLILTVMTMMVGTMGYVIIDDFALMDAIYQTGVTFTTVGFGEIAPISDAGRIFTITLIISGFAVFSSAVGILIAELNRGHIVAILKERRMLYNIARLKKHFVVCYHNEYTLEVTKQLRKNHIPFVVIDPREEIHAWAEEHKYPTYLKAEPHAELTMLKAHLASAKGLITLSDSMSDNIALIASVRLFEKEHFLPRPYYIISSAETVTDIEKLKKLGADTVVSPTKLTAQRVSAMAARPDMENLLEEFLYKSDNPLDMEEVEVPKYSWAVLKKLRETHMRAITNTSIIGITKKDGKFLAMPKGDVLITSECKLLLIGTQKDINTTKGLLRKRDKPKELKFV
- the rpmB gene encoding 50S ribosomal protein L28; protein product: MARRCAISGKGPMSGNNVSHAKNRTKRRFLLNLRTVRITLDDGTTQKIKISARELRTLKKLS
- a CDS encoding chemotaxis protein CheX encodes the protein MKAVVKNNIGLFSPQGFLDSNNTSSFLSIEDIETATKLKVEMILVSLKKVIFFNRNGLDTFVKLFMKVRKKNHIVVGFCDYDHKKYEAIKKFYKDDLDFSLFKTIEIAYLFTSTFKAKDKSILLYSSDKSQRSAMAIELHDYGHNPIIAQTQEEFIEKRKNPTAYDYIIEDTYMGQMGQTFSARVTGNAIIYTISSFLDVEVTNQFNIEYHNNSLNVGFRLFIFDAYKVISMNVHALNFFSKLSSSAAEYNATICFVGMSFEKTQASFRENLEDAGILFYPQMDDILQNKELLKELGASSAANIKDKRVINKKTVIELPRFIDATVLTLEMMTNSKAIKNSVEIQKISIVNKDDKLASSIGYYGDMNGMVVLIFPKGIAKKACELLIGEKTDDLEMILDTLAELVNIVGGKIKTLLSDENISVSITLPRTYQDIDSLMEVLDSKKGIQVDLSFNDDKFLFFLTR
- a CDS encoding phosphoribosylanthranilate isomerase, producing the protein MRCKICGIKSLEDAMHAIEAGADALGFVFYEKSPRYISPSDAKKIINKLPPFVEKVGLFVNVDAHTINTYMHKSGCTLAQLHFEASDEVYKQLLVPHIKVIRAKDANDILQYSDEYRLVDAYCESYGGAGKRLNIEWFKEVDCSKIILAGGLDPENVASVKPYGFYGVDVSSGVELSHGKKDAKKVKEFIVNAK